One genomic window of Fusarium keratoplasticum isolate Fu6.1 chromosome 3, whole genome shotgun sequence includes the following:
- a CDS encoding PKS-ER domain-containing protein, whose translation MARQWILNSQEGFETSLEYQENVPVPSQAELGPNEVLVKLYAASLNYRELVIAGPMGVNGPITPPVVPGCDGAGTVEAVGSSVKGFKPGDRVVTNFDPSIPDDAFSTVAQVPMMLGQGTDGTLRSIGVFPEGALVHAPTSLDWLQAATLTVTYTTAWNSLFGLKGREAGPGTWVLVQGTGGVSIAALQLATAVGATVVATTSSDEKATRLKELGAKHVVNYRTNPDGWGKEARALTPEGRGFDIVVEIGGNETLSHSLQAVRTDGIVMIIGGVGAADAETVPMFAALLHTCIARGILGGSRNQFKDLVRFIDEKKIKPVIDDVVFELAEVKNAYRRLKEKKHFAKVVIRVDH comes from the exons ATGGCTAGACAGTGGATCTTGaacagccaagaaggcttcGAAACCTCCCTCGAGTACCAAGAGAATGTTCCCGTGCCCTCCCAAGCAGAACTTGGTCCCAACGAGGTCTTGGTCAAGTTATATGCTGCCAGTCTCAACTACCGAGAGCTTGTCATCGCTGGTCCCATG GGTGTCAACGGCCCCATCACTCCTCCCGTGGTGCCGGGTTGCGATGGCGCTGGCACTGTCGAGGCAGTCGGGTCCTCAGTCAAGGGCTTCAAGCCTGGAGACAGGGTCGTGACCAATTTCGATCCTTCGATTCCCGACGATGCCTTCTCCACGGTCGCTCAAGTCCCAATGATGCTTGGACAAGGTACTGATGGAACGCTGCGATCTATTGGCGTGTTCCCTGAAGGCGCTCTTGTCCATGCTCCCACGTCTCTGGACTGGCTGCAAGCCGCAACTCTTACAGTCACATACACGACTGCATGGAACTCGCTCTTTGGCCTGAAGGGTAGAGAGGCTGGACCGGGCACCTGGGTCTTGGTCCAGGGCACAGGCGGCGTCAGCATCGCGGCTCTCCAGCTTGCGACAGCCGTAGGTGCAACTGTCGTGGCGACAACTTCATCCGATGAGAAGGCTACCaggctcaaggagcttggcgCCAAGCACGTTGTCAACTATCGCACCAACCCCGACGGCTGGGGCAAAGAGGCGCGAGCTCTGACACCCGAAGGACGGGGCTTCGATATTGTTGTCGAGATTGGCGGCAACGAAACGCTTTCTCATTCTCTCCAGGCCGTCCGCACTGATGGTATCGTCATGATCATTGGCGGTGTCGGAGCAGCAGACGCCGAGACGGTTCCCATGTTTgcagccctcctccacacTTGCATCGCTCGAGGTATCCTTGGAGGCAGCCGCAATCAGTTCAAGGATCTTGTTCGTttcatcgacgagaagaagattaaGCCTGTTATTGACGACGTGGTTTTTGAGCTGGCAGAGGTCAAGAATGCTTATCGACGATTGAAGGAGAAAAAGCACTTTGCCAAGGTTGTGATTCGCGTTGATCACTGA